The genomic region ATGACGTTGCTGTCCGGATCCTCAAGGGCGGATTGGAGGATATCCCCGATGATGGACGGATTCAACGAGACCTCGCGCCGGATCTTCATCCCAGGCACGGCGGTCTTCGCTCCGTCATGAGCGGCGCTGTAGGCTACAGCCCACGCCCGCGCCAGGTTCGTCTCTCCGTCCTCCTCCTCGTACAGCTCCCACTTCCCGTCTTTATAAACGCCCTGATAGGCGATCTTGTAATGCACGAGGGGGCAGGCCTGCGGGGTCAGAACCCCCTGCCAGCGGGCGAACTGGCGATCTCGGATCTGCGCTTTGCTCGTCTTCAAATCCTTCAGGCCCTCCCCCAGGAAATCGGCCAGGAAGCGATCCAATCTCGCCTGGATCGCCTCCTCCAGGGAAGCCTGCAAGTCCACCTGCCTGGAGGTCACCTCTTGAGGAGGCGAGGAGACGAAAGTGGTGGGAGTGGCCGTCGGAGCTCCACAGGCGACGACGTTCGCCACCACCCACGCCAGAATCACAAGGACCACAATCTCTATCTTGCGCAAAGGAAGACTTCCTCTCCGAGGGTGAAAAGCCACCTTACCCCCTCTCGTCGTTTCTGGTGGTCTCCCCGCCTGGTGTCGGCGAGCTCACAGGAGGCCGTTTTGTGAGCAGCACCGCATGAACGGCGCCTCCTGTGGGCCCTTTCCCAGACGGGGGATTTACCTGCCGTCGCCCACCTGCTCTGGCAATATCAGGAGGGAGACTGCTTCATTTCTGCGGCAGCACTAACGGGCCATCAGTGCGCCGGATCCTCCTAACGGCTCCCGGCAACCTAATGGACGACGAGAACAGCGAGCCTCCCCCCGGGATCACATCGATCGGATCGCGAGGGGGGATCCCCTCGCCCAAACGGCCATCTGCGCGAGGGATATTGTAAGCGAGACGCGAGGCGGTGGCAAGTATGAGTGCCACAGAAGCTCCGTGCCGCCCAACAGCCGGACGAGTTCCCCCGCCTCTTGGGAAAAAACGTGGCGCGGCTTTGGGAATCTTGGGATAGCCGCTTGACTAGAACGTGTGTTCGCGCTATAATAGAACAAACTTTCCAAACCGGAATCGATGGCCGATCCTGGAAGGAGGAAGCCATGGGCTTGTCGGAGCGACAGCAGCGGATACTGGAGTTTATCGAGCGGTATATCGAGGAGAATGAGTTCCCGCCCTCGATCCGAGAGATCGGGGCCGCCGTGGGGATCAGCTCCACCTCCGTCGTGAACTACAACCTGAAGAAGCTTGAGGCCGCCCAATACATCAAGCGAGACCCTACCGTGTCGCGGGGCATTCGCCTGTTGAAACCGCTGCGCGGCACGGCGGGATCCGCCTCATCTCTGAAGATCCCCTTGCTGGGCCGCATCTCCGCCGGCGAACCCATTCCCGTGCCGGATGTCACGGGGCAGAACCCATACAGCGGTGAGACGGTGGAACTGGCAGAGGTCCTGTCCCCTGACCCGGAGAACCTGTACGCCCTGGAGGTACGCGGGGATTCCATGATCGATGCCCTGGTCGGTGATGGCGACCTGGTGATCCTGCGCCATCAG from Chloroflexota bacterium harbors:
- the lexA gene encoding transcriptional repressor LexA, with translation MGLSERQQRILEFIERYIEENEFPPSIREIGAAVGISSTSVVNYNLKKLEAAQYIKRDPTVSRGIRLLKPLRGTAGSASSLKIPLLGRISAGEPIPVPDVTGQNPYSGETVELAEVLSPDPENLYALEVRGDSMIDALVGDGDLVILRHQKTASNGEMVAVWLKDREETTLKYFHLEGDEVRLQPANPHYDPILVPADQVEVQGKVVAVIRRVE